One window of the Marinilactibacillus sp. Marseille-P9653 genome contains the following:
- a CDS encoding nuclease-related domain-containing protein, giving the protein MIIAKPRTQPKLLKALTFLDRRTSLAPSDKEMLSNLSKGYEGETIFDQKITQYINKEVIVLNDLLLHNRGNSFQIDAMAITREMIYVYEIKNYQGDYINQPDGFTTINGIELSDPKVQVNKMKNSLSALFQKWKVEKAIEAKVVFIHPEFTLYHAEVNNPYILPTQVKKNLKKMNNQSEFLLQEDHRLAKRLVEAHQEAVPYQKQLPEYEWKQLEKGVRCETCGASNLKISQRTSYCKNCHEKKTITQLILCSIEEYRFLFPKNKLTTKIIYEWCGREVKRERIRNILKTHFTAGRKTNGQYYF; this is encoded by the coding sequence ATGATTATAGCAAAACCAAGAACACAGCCTAAATTGCTAAAAGCACTCACTTTTCTTGATCGACGAACGTCGCTCGCACCTTCTGATAAAGAAATGTTAAGTAATTTGAGCAAAGGATATGAAGGGGAGACGATATTCGATCAAAAAATTACTCAATATATCAATAAGGAAGTGATTGTTTTGAATGATTTGCTACTACATAATAGAGGCAATTCATTTCAAATCGACGCGATGGCAATTACGAGAGAGATGATTTACGTATATGAAATTAAAAATTATCAAGGAGATTACATAAATCAACCAGATGGCTTTACTACAATAAATGGGATAGAGCTAAGCGATCCTAAAGTTCAAGTGAATAAAATGAAGAATAGTCTTTCAGCACTATTTCAGAAATGGAAAGTAGAAAAAGCAATAGAAGCTAAAGTTGTATTTATTCATCCAGAGTTTACTCTATATCACGCAGAGGTAAACAACCCATATATCTTACCTACGCAAGTCAAAAAGAACCTCAAAAAGATGAACAATCAAAGCGAATTTCTATTGCAAGAAGATCATCGTTTAGCGAAAAGATTGGTAGAAGCACATCAAGAAGCAGTACCTTATCAAAAACAACTACCAGAGTATGAGTGGAAGCAACTTGAAAAAGGTGTTCGATGTGAGACGTGCGGGGCATCTAATCTCAAAATTAGTCAAAGAACTAGTTACTGCAAAAATTGTCATGAAAAAAAAACGATAACACAATTGATCCTTTGTAGTATAGAAGAATATCGCTTTTTGTTTCCAAAAAATAAACTAACAACCAAAATCATTTACGAATGGTGTGGGCGAGAAGTGAAAAGGGAAAGGATTCGAAATATACTCAAGACCCATTTTACTGCGGGTAGAAAAACAAATGGTCAGTATTATTTTTAA
- the thiD gene encoding bifunctional hydroxymethylpyrimidine kinase/phosphomethylpyrimidine kinase, giving the protein MTTKQVLTIAGSDSGGGAGIQADLKTFQERNVFGVSVLTAVTAQNTLGVHGVHPVPLKMVEAQLDAIFSDFNLSAIKTGMLVNGEYMKLIANKLLDNKVAPLIIDPVMVAKGGHPLMASTAIEVMKNRLVPLADVITPNIPEAKALTGIEIINKKDMLKAAYQLKEAGSKVVIIKGGHALDDPQASDLILLENGEEVWLSTPRIDTKNTHGTGCTYSACIAAEIAKGYPVIEAIKTAKAYIQAAISDPLEQVGHGHGPTNHWAYRKRS; this is encoded by the coding sequence ATGACGACCAAACAAGTATTGACGATTGCAGGCAGTGACAGTGGTGGTGGAGCAGGGATTCAAGCAGACTTGAAAACCTTTCAGGAAAGAAACGTATTTGGGGTATCCGTATTAACGGCGGTCACGGCTCAGAATACGCTTGGGGTTCACGGAGTACACCCTGTGCCGCTTAAAATGGTCGAAGCACAATTGGATGCGATTTTCAGTGACTTCAACTTGTCAGCGATTAAAACAGGTATGCTTGTTAATGGGGAGTATATGAAGCTCATTGCAAACAAACTTTTAGACAATAAAGTAGCCCCACTGATTATTGATCCGGTAATGGTTGCAAAAGGTGGCCATCCTTTGATGGCATCCACTGCGATCGAAGTCATGAAAAATCGACTGGTTCCTCTTGCAGATGTCATCACACCCAATATCCCAGAAGCCAAAGCGTTGACAGGGATTGAGATTATAAATAAAAAAGACATGCTCAAAGCCGCCTATCAGTTAAAAGAAGCTGGGAGTAAAGTTGTCATCATTAAAGGTGGTCATGCTTTAGATGATCCGCAGGCCTCTGACTTGATTTTGCTTGAAAATGGAGAAGAAGTCTGGCTATCTACACCTAGAATCGATACGAAAAACACCCATGGTACAGGGTGTACGTATTCAGCTTGTATTGCGGCTGAAATCGCAAAAGGCTATCCAGTTATAGAAGCTATCAAGACAGCTAAAGCTTACATCCAGGCTGCAATATCTGATCCACTGGAACAGGTTGGTCACGGTCATGGACCGACAAATCACTGGGCTTACCGAAAACGCAGCTAA
- a CDS encoding DUF378 domain-containing protein → MKILDRIALGILILGGIHLLLIGLIGFNAIDLVFGSPEEWGTRIVYIVIGLSALWCFKYFSFTPRGGSRLRDR, encoded by the coding sequence TTGAAAATATTAGATAGAATTGCATTAGGCATCCTGATACTCGGAGGCATTCATTTACTACTGATCGGATTAATTGGTTTCAATGCTATAGATCTTGTCTTCGGTAGCCCAGAAGAATGGGGAACGCGTATTGTCTATATCGTCATTGGCTTGAGTGCATTATGGTGTTTCAAATACTTTTCATTCACACCAAGAGGCGGCAGCAGACTCAGAGATCGATAG
- a CDS encoding type 1 glutamine amidotransferase domain-containing protein, protein MGKKVATVITKLFEDVEFTSPKEELEKAGHEIVTIGFEAGETVEGKKGKASVTIDKSIDDVSPEDFDALLIPGGFSPDQLRKDERFLNFTRAFSENKKPIFSICHGPQLLINAEVVKGKDITSVSQVAIDLKNAGANFHDEEVVIDDSGLISSRTPEDLPAFNKAMVNALQ, encoded by the coding sequence ATGGGTAAAAAAGTAGCAACAGTTATAACGAAGTTATTTGAAGATGTAGAATTCACTTCACCAAAAGAAGAATTGGAAAAAGCAGGCCACGAAATCGTAACAATTGGCTTTGAAGCAGGCGAAACTGTTGAAGGTAAAAAAGGGAAAGCTTCTGTCACGATTGACAAAAGTATTGACGATGTTTCACCAGAAGATTTCGACGCTTTACTCATACCTGGTGGATTTTCACCCGACCAATTACGTAAAGACGAGCGATTCTTGAATTTCACACGTGCATTTTCTGAAAATAAAAAACCAATTTTCTCAATTTGCCATGGTCCACAACTATTAATCAATGCTGAAGTTGTAAAAGGAAAAGATATTACTTCAGTCTCTCAAGTAGCAATCGATCTTAAAAATGCTGGCGCAAACTTCCATGACGAAGAAGTCGTTATTGACGATTCCGGTTTAATTTCAAGCCGTACGCCTGAAGATTTACCTGCTTTTAACAAAGCTATGGTGAATGCATTACAATAA
- the mgsA gene encoding methylglyoxal synthase: protein MNIALIAHDKKKEDIIKLATAYKAILEKHTLFATGTTGTRIIEETGLDVHRFKSGPLGGDQQIGAYISDNKMDLVIFIRDPLTAQAHEPDISALLRLSDVYEIPLATNVGSAEILLRGLDADFYQWRDFFRGKGREDLPI, encoded by the coding sequence ATGAATATTGCGCTAATTGCTCACGATAAAAAGAAAGAAGACATCATTAAACTGGCTACTGCCTACAAGGCGATATTAGAAAAACATACTTTATTTGCGACAGGAACAACTGGTACACGAATTATAGAAGAAACAGGGTTAGATGTTCATCGGTTTAAATCAGGTCCGTTAGGTGGGGACCAACAAATTGGTGCATACATATCAGACAATAAAATGGATCTTGTGATCTTCATAAGAGACCCACTAACCGCGCAAGCACACGAACCGGATATTTCTGCATTACTGAGGTTAAGTGACGTTTACGAAATTCCACTAGCAACTAACGTAGGTTCAGCAGAAATTTTACTAAGAGGGTTGGATGCTGACTTTTATCAGTGGAGAGATTTTTTCAGAGGTAAAGGCAGAGAAGACTTGCCGATCTAG
- a CDS encoding IS30 family transposase, producing the protein MTYTHLTTEELVMIEAYFHQNISVLKISTYLHRSRQTIHKVITFLRKGCTALDYFKQYKENKQRCGRRSICLPQDQKSYIQKMVAQGWTPDVIIGRAEKPIACSVRTLYRQFKQGLFDQATLPMKGKRKPNGHKERRGKQAFKRNISERLDDYPHFTKEFGHLEGDTIVGVHHKSAVITLVERLSKVIITLKPDGRKARDIEAAVNNWFKTIPRNLFKSITFDCGKEFSNWKSISNQQDIAIYFADPGTPSQRALNEHSNGLLRKDGLPKEMDFNQVDQSFVSNIASNRNHIPRKSLNYHTPLEVFLRHIDGQELSNLI; encoded by the coding sequence ATGACCTACACCCATCTTACCACGGAAGAACTTGTAATGATAGAAGCCTATTTCCACCAGAATATATCTGTCTTGAAGATCTCGACCTACCTCCATCGGTCGCGTCAAACGATTCACAAAGTCATTACTTTCCTAAGGAAAGGATGTACTGCGCTTGATTATTTCAAACAGTACAAAGAAAATAAACAACGGTGCGGGAGACGCTCTATTTGTTTACCGCAAGATCAAAAATCTTACATTCAAAAGATGGTTGCTCAAGGATGGACACCCGATGTCATTATAGGGCGTGCAGAGAAGCCCATCGCTTGCTCTGTACGTACCTTGTATCGACAGTTCAAACAGGGACTTTTTGATCAAGCAACGCTTCCGATGAAAGGAAAGCGCAAACCAAATGGTCATAAGGAAAGACGCGGTAAGCAAGCATTCAAAAGAAACATTTCCGAACGGCTAGATGATTATCCTCATTTTACAAAAGAATTTGGTCACCTAGAAGGTGACACAATCGTTGGGGTTCATCATAAAAGTGCTGTGATCACATTAGTCGAACGATTATCAAAAGTCATTATTACTTTGAAGCCCGACGGGCGCAAGGCACGTGATATCGAAGCTGCGGTAAATAATTGGTTCAAGACTATTCCAAGAAATCTCTTCAAATCTATCACGTTTGATTGTGGAAAAGAATTTTCTAACTGGAAATCCATTAGTAATCAACAGGATATAGCGATTTACTTTGCGGATCCAGGGACACCCTCCCAACGAGCTTTAAATGAACATTCTAACGGTCTACTCCGAAAAGATGGTCTCCCTAAAGAAATGGACTTCAATCAAGTAGATCAATCATTTGTTTCAAATATCGCTTCAAATAGGAACCATATTCCAAGAAAATCTTTGAACTACCATACACCATTAGAAGTATTTTTGAGACACATTGATGGACAAGAACTGTCTAACTTAATTTGA